TGGGAGAAAAGCAACGGATGATTCAGCTAAAAACCATCAAGAAATTGAAGAACCGGGGTTTGTTTCCCTTAGTCTCGGAAGAGCTCCAAGTGACACAAAAAAGGGTGAAAAAAGTACTACAGTCTCTAGCCAATGGAAAGAGGCCGATGAGCAAGCTAAAGAAGGCTTGAGTCTTGGATTAATGGACTACAAATTAGAATTGTCTAAATCGAGGGAAGGTGAATCTTTGTCTAAAACGAGCCCTGTTAACAGTTCTGATCAAGAACCAATCAAGGAAGAAGCTGAGGAGACTTGGCCACGCGGTAAAGCTCAAAAGACAATGAGAAGTGAAGACGATGAGGCTCCACAACAGAATCCTGTGAAGAAAGCTAGGGTTTCTGTGAGGGCTAGATGTGATACTCCAACAGTAAGTAATATTTATTCATCCATACAAATCAACTGTGGAGATTACTTAGCAAGACTCATGAATAACAGATTTTTTTCATGTGCATATCCAGATGAATGATGGGTGCCAATGGAGAAAATATGGACAAAAGATTGCAAAAGGAAACCCATGCCCTAGAGCATACTATCGCTGTACTATGGCACCTTCATGCCCAGTAAGAAAACAGGTACGTACTTAATTTTGACCATTCTAACATGGCTGGAATAATTTTGAATTACATAGAAGGACCTCTTAACCtgcacaattaattaattttttagataaaagtatagatttatatttttttttgttacttaATTAATTTCAAGTAATTAATTCCTTTGACCTGAAAATTTGTCATGTCAAAAGTACTTGAAAGTTCTTTGTTTTGCAAACATTTGTAATTTAGTAGATTTTCTCTTAATTAGTTGTTACTGGAGTATTGACCAAATTGATTGATGTGCATGgctattttttaaagagaaataatagttaCAATCGTGAGTGTGAAAGTGCTGTCTAATCacttaattagaaaaaaaaatgaataaacataagactcacataaaaaaatttaattttttaataataaactccacttttttttcaaaacgactgcagtATATTTGCACATTCTATAACTATGTACAACATTACTCTTTGTTTTAATAATATAGTGACTCACTTTCAAAACCAAACAATCTTATCGGCAACCAACAAATTAATGTCAGAAACTATGTACTTGACTGATTAATCAAATACAATTTGTTAAGTATAAACTTGGAAATTTAAAAGattttcatagaaaaaactGTTCTGGCCctaattaattttatctttactGAAAAAACTTTTacgttcttttttcttttttcagaaGTTTTGTAGTGGCTGATCATAGTATATATGCATGTCTACAATTTCAGGTGCAAAGAAGTTTTGAGGACATGTCCATCTTGATCACCACTTACGAAGGAACACACAACCATCCACTTCCTATGTCAGCCACCGCCATGGCATCCACCACTTCAGCAGCAGCTTCTATGCTTTTGTCTGGCTCGTCAAGCTCCCAACCAGGACATGGGCCATCAGCCACCACAGCTGCTGATCTTCATGGCTTGAACTTTTATCTATCAGATAATTCAAAATCAAATCATTTCTACTTATCCaactcttctttctcatcttcaCCTTCATTTCCAACAATCACACTTGATCTTACATCAACCCCGTCCTCttcctcatctcattttaataaaGCTTCCTCAAACTATCCTCCAAGGTATTCTCCAGCAAATCTCAACTTCGGTTCTTCTGAATCTAACACAACGTCTTGGGCCAATGGATTCCTTAATTATGGCAGTACTCAACCCTACAGCAGGAACCAACTAGGAGATCTATCTATGGGGAGACAGTCTGTAGAGAATATTTATCAATCTTATATGCAAAAGAAGAACCCAACTCTTCCACAACACAGCTCTTTACCGGATCCCATTGCTGCTGCAACAAAAGCAATTACAGCTGACCCGAGTTTCCAATCCGCTTTGGCAGCTGCGCTCACATCAATCATTGGCACTGGGGGTGCTAGTACTGCTGCTGGTGCCATAGGAAATCAGAGTGGAGATAATTTTGGTCAGAAATCAACGTTGGGTGAGTTATTTCCAATGTCTTCTACCCTCCTACCAGCTCCTAAAGGGAATGGATGTGCATCAAGCTTGTTGAACAAGACACATTCAACAAATTCACAGCCAAGTAGTTTGATGTTTCTACCACGTCCTTCGTTGCcattttcaacttccaagagtgcatccacatctccgggtgatAACAGGGACCATAGCACCACTTGATGGGACGTTAAACTTGATCGATCAATATATAATTCCaatgttgtttattttgtctTGACTTTTCTGTAAGACATGATCAAGAAATTTGTGCTTGAAGATGGTGATAGCAAGCAAAGGAAGttgaataagatttttttttccttagtattttttgtttttcatatgTATATTTGTATTTGGTGACAATATAATATCGATGACTCAGCACGTCATGGACacatgtaacatatatatatatatagacccgGCATCAAGCCCAAATTAGATTACCAAACAGATATTAGTCCTCGAAAATAATACTAGATTTCATTGGTTTAAATATGATATACATGACACCTATAACAATTAATGTGACATCCCATACATAAATTACATCAaggaatctctctctctctctctctctctctctctctctctctctctctctctctctctctctctctctctctctctctctctatatatatatatataacaatatatatatatttaaatagaaaactTTCTGTCAAGAGGTCAGCTAAtgacaataaaatatatattttgaagcGTCCAGCTTGATCATCCAATTACAACGGATAACGTAAAGAACATCTGTAATTTTGTCGTGGAGTACTAGCTAGCATGTTATTAACAACCAGTTTATATATTCAGGCGCTCTAATctaacttatccaaaaaaaataaaaaattgttaacAGGCCGCGCGCAGTACTTTTGTTGCTTGGCAGAAACTTgctcattatattatatataggctTTAATTGGTTTTTGGCTCAACTCTCGATCGATCACTCGACCTCTTTGAGATATTGACACTCTGCGAGAGACTCTTTAACTCATTATATATGTGGGTATTAATTCGGTTTTGGCAGAACTCTCGGCCACTTGATCCATTTGATATtgtccatttatatatatatgacagcAACCATTTGCTTCCACGAATATTAATATTGTCCACAGGTTTACAGCTTGGATTCAAGATAcaattaaatccaaaaataaaatatcttatattgTCTAACTACTTAGATATTTAATTTAGACATATgagaaacacacacacacacacacacacacacacatatatatatatatatatatttttagattaatggAGAACTAATATATTTCAACCCAATTTTGAGAAAAACTCTGTCTATAACAAATTAATATCGTTTAATCCTAGCCATTCGATCAAACTATCACTTGTTTTCACCATTAGATTATAGAGAATGCACCTTAAAAACCAATCACAACCCATCATATAATTTTGCAAAACAATTAGTGAGTTAGCAATATTAGTAAATCATGCCTCTCCAGATGTTCTCTAGCTTTCGAtctcatgtgtatatatatgtgtgtgtgtgtgtgtgtgaaattGTCACTTTCCAAAAACAATTTACATCTTTCAAAAAGAGATCACTTTAATAAATCCCAACATAATGATATATACTACATATCTGATCAGTTGTAAAATGGAAATGTacgtaactaaaatatttagaacAAAATATGAGACGTTTCATGTATTGTTGGCCTTCCCTCTTAACatgaatgaatgaatcaatgatcatgattttctaaaattatagagtaagaGTTATGTTCCATTAACGTCCATCTAAATTTCTCATGTAGGATCACTACAACAGATAGCACATTTACCGGCGCTTTTAAATCGCCGGAAAATCCCAAAAACTCGACGCTATATTTATATCCCGGCGATTATGTAATCGCCGCATAATCGCCGGTACTATTCAGCCATTTCTTCTATATGGCAGCGAAGCTAAAAAAACGCCGTCTAATATCAGCTTTTTACCGGCGATTATTTAATCGCCGgtatataatttcaaaaatataaaagtaaataccGGCGATTACAAAATCGCTGTGAAATAATTAAGCAGCGATTTATATATCGCCggtatataaaagagaaaaggaattTATTAACCGGCGTTTAAGAAATCGTTGGAAAATGATTAACCGGCGTTTAAAAAATCGCTGGGAAATTATTAACCGGCGTTTGTGAGTCGCTGGCATTTTATTATTCGGCGTTCAAAAAATCGCTGGTACGTTATTATCCGGCGT
This Carya illinoinensis cultivar Pawnee chromosome 11, C.illinoinensisPawnee_v1, whole genome shotgun sequence DNA region includes the following protein-coding sequences:
- the LOC122280579 gene encoding WRKY transcription factor 72A-like; amino-acid sequence: MLRPREIFEEKQQGERAMEPAKERSGHDGDGVKEELNRYESSGFEEGFNEKTTAIDQVGNHGRPCHDQHDLKPSSPLQKDSSCSKQDDQLQSARAEMGEVREENQRLKKYLDRIMKDYQTLQMQFYDVVQQDGRKATDDSAKNHQEIEEPGFVSLSLGRAPSDTKKGEKSTTVSSQWKEADEQAKEGLSLGLMDYKLELSKSREGESLSKTSPVNSSDQEPIKEEAEETWPRGKAQKTMRSEDDEAPQQNPVKKARVSVRARCDTPTMNDGCQWRKYGQKIAKGNPCPRAYYRCTMAPSCPVRKQVQRSFEDMSILITTYEGTHNHPLPMSATAMASTTSAAASMLLSGSSSSQPGHGPSATTAADLHGLNFYLSDNSKSNHFYLSNSSFSSSPSFPTITLDLTSTPSSSSSHFNKASSNYPPRYSPANLNFGSSESNTTSWANGFLNYGSTQPYSRNQLGDLSMGRQSVENIYQSYMQKKNPTLPQHSSLPDPIAAATKAITADPSFQSALAAALTSIIGTGGASTAAGAIGNQSGDNFGQKSTLGELFPMSSTLLPAPKGNGCASSLLNKTHSTNSQPSSLMFLPRPSLPFSTSKSASTSPGDNRDHSTT